Genomic DNA from Hydrocarboniclastica marina:
CCAGTAACCGGGGGGATGCCCGGCACAGCTGGGCCATTCTGGCCCTATTGGTGCGGTTCATCCGGGGTTACTGGCCCGATACCCGTATTGTGTTCCGGGGTGACTCCCACTTCTGCAAGCCCCGGATCCTGGCCTGGTGTGACCGCAACCGGGTGGATTACATCGTGGGCATGGCGCGCAATACGCGGCTGGAAGCCCTGGCGGCACCCGCCATGGACAAGGTTCGGGAATATTACGACCACCACGGTTACAAGCTGGCCAGCACCTTCCGTTTTGCCTACAAGGCACGAAGCTGGCAGAAGGAACGGCTGGTCGTCGCCCGACTGGAGTACGGACCCGAAGGCCCAAATCCGCGCTTCGTGATCAGTTCCCGCTACGACGAGGGGTTCAAGCTCTACTACGAACAGTATTGCGCCCGCGGTGACATGGAAAACCGGATCAAGGATCAGCAGCTGGATCTGTTTGCCGACCGCACATCGAGTACCCAATGGTGGACCAATCAGTGGCGGCTGATACTCTCCGGCTTTGCCTACACCCTATTCGAGCGTCTGCGGGTGCATCTGAAAAGCACGCCCTTCGAGCGCATGAGCGCTGGCACCCTGCGGTTGAAACTGATCAAGGTCGGCGCTGTGATCATCCGCAATACCCGCCGAATCCGGGTGTTGATGAGTGATAGCTATCCGTATAAGACAGAATTATCAGCCCTGGTTCAGCGGCTGGTGCCCACCTAGATCAGCGGGCTCCCCCGGCCCGTCAGTAATGGGGGAAAGGGGGAATTGTGTCTGCACATCAGGAATTGATTAATATCTGATCAAAAAACCCCGAACGAGACGCCGGAAAACGGGATATCCTCAGGCATCTGCCCATCAGGGACTACTATGAGAAATCCGGGCTAGTAACTATAACGCTCATTCTAGCATCAGATGGTATTATGTAAGAGGTCTGAATAATGGATGATTGCTGCGACAACAAGGGTAGCGAACTTGCCCAACTGCGCGAGCGGCAGGGCCGCGTGCTCTACATTGTGCTTGCCATTAATGCCGTGATGTTCGTGGTCGAATTCACCGCCGGCTGGATCGTAAACTCGACCGCGCTGCTCGGGGACTCGCTGGATATGTTCGGAGATACCTTGGTATACGCTATCTCGCTTTTTGTGCTGCACCAGGGCATCCGCGCTCGGGCGGGGGCCGCGCTTTTCAAGAGCGGCTTCCTGATGCTGTTCAGCTTCTTGATCATTGCTGAGGCTATCCGTAAGAGCATCTTCGGCGTAGTGCCCGAAGCGGGATGGATGGGCCTGATCGGGCTTATTGCGCTCGTCGCCAACCTGAGTTGCCTGGCGTTGCTCTATAGCCATCGTAGCGACGACATCAATATGAGCTCGACCTGGCTATGCTCGCGAAACGATGTCATCGCCAACCTCAGCGTGCTAGGCGCAGCAGGTTTGGTGATGCTGACTGAGTCGCTGTGGCCGGACCTGATCGTCGGTGTGGGGCTGGCGCTACTGTATCTGCACTCGTCCGTGCAAGTGGGACGGGACGCCTGGCCTCAGTGGCGCGGTCGCGATGTGCGGTCAGGCGCGGGCTGTGGAACTGATACCATAGCGCAGCCGGATAGCTGCTGTGGGCCTGATGCTGGGACAAAACAGGATAACTGCTGTGGAACGAACGCCTCCGATATGCACTGTTCCATAGAGGCTCTGAAGAGGCTGCAAGGATCTTTGAAGCCGCACGAAAACAAGGGCTCTACGAACCGGTCCTGCAAGCGGTCCTGGAAGCGCAACCAAGATGGCATGATGACCCGCAGATTCAAGCTGCATGGGAGACCGCCGAAGCGGCTGGCCTGGGTGTGGAAAAAGCCCGTGAAGTATTGAACGCACCTGAGATCACTGCGACCCTGGAGCTGGATGAGGCCGACATTCAGGCGTTCGAGGTGAAGGGGACGCCCACTTTCTCTGTTAAAGGAGAACCGCTTCCTCGTCTCAACCCTCAGCAGCAGCTCTACGACCTGGTCCGTAGCGAAGTCGCCGCAACGCGGTGACGGCTACAAATCCTGAGCGTCGCACAGCTTTAGCAGCCCCAGCTATTGGCTGCTAGATGTTTTTTCCATTTCTTAGGCGGACTAGTTAAGAGATGGCGATCGAGGCTAAGTACAATATAAATATGAGATGCCGCGTAACGTAACGTTTCAGACTGGCTACCCGCTTAGCCGGTAGGGCTCAAAACTGCACGCACTCTGTTTCCCGTTGCGAGCAAGCGGCGCTCTATCACAATCCTTGGACATCGGACTTCGCCATGCTCTTGGGCAACGCCAGTATCCATAAAAGCAGGCTAACAAATAGTTAACCCCCGTTATGATTTGTAACCCATACTTTGACGCAACAGCCCAGCTTATTGAGGCTTACATCTGATTGATATGATCGATGTCAATCAGGACACGCCTCGCCTGAAGGCTTCTGACATTCTCAGCTTCTGCGTTCGTCATAGTGATCTCAAACCGCCCTTTCTGGTCGTGTTTGCTGTTAATCAAGCACAGATTTCTATCGATGTGTCTCCCGGCGCGTTGAACCCAGCCAGAAGCCTGCAGCTCTTCCAGTGAGTAGCCATCCTTCCGATAACACTCGGGGCTGTTGAACTGTTTGTGGTTATGGCCGAATACCGGAACATAGCGCTTCGTTTCACCTAAGCTGATCTCAATAGCCACCAGGTAGCGCTCCAGGTATTTCATCTGTTCGAGCGCGTACATGTTGGTAAGACGTCCATGGCGTAACGCCGACTGGATCTTGAAATCATTCCAAACTAAATCTCGATCCCGGTACATCTGATAGAGCGGCCCTACTGAGGGACGCTCGAACGCAGTCAGAAGTGTTTTCAAGATTTCATCCGGCGCGGGGTCATAAGAAAAGCGTACCTTAGCTGTAGTGTGAGAGTCTCCGCCTACAACTTTCTCAATTTCCGCGGTAGCACCGCCTTGCAGTAGGGGCTCAACAGTCTCTCTATACAAGGACTGGTTGCGAACCTGCAGATCAGCGCTGGCTCTCTTCTTCATATCAAGAAGGCTGCCCTGGGCGAACATCGAATGAAGAACCTGACGGTTTTCGGAAAGCTGGCTTTTGAGTAAGAGGCGCTTCCGATCCAAACCCTCGCCTCCGCGTGCGGCCTGCGCGAGAGTGCTCAGCCTGTCACGTAACCGCTCGTTCTCTACCAGCAGCGTTTTCACTTGTACGGCCAAATTTCGGTCACGGTTCATTGCATCAATGCGGGCCTGCATAGCACTTTCATCAATCTCAGCGATTGCACCGAATGTCAGCCGGCCATTGGGAGCGTCGGGCGTAATCTCAAGCGATGATTGCTCAGCCTTCAAACTGACGTAGTTAGCCTGCAGGAGCTGAATCGTTTCGAACAGCTCACCGTTTTCTAACCGCATGGTCCCCTGGATATACGCGCCGCTCTCGTTAACCGCCTGTTGACGCGCCATGGTCCTGGCATGATCGAGGGCGTCTAGCCGTGAGTCACCAGCCCCCAGTTCATAGGTGACGCTTACGGGTTTCGTCGAAACACGGGGCGCGGATGACTGGGCCGAGGCAACCATCAGCGTAACCAGCGCCATCATTAGAACGGGCATCATCGCTTGAGTTTTTTTCATAACTGCTCCGGATTTTTTTACGGCTCGACTTATTGCGCTACTACGGCAGTTGTCTCAACCCCTGCAGCCTGAACAGCGGCTTTCGATTCAGCCGTTTCGCTTGCCTCTACCCTCTCCCGGAGTTCAGCGAAGGCCTGCTCCATCCTCGTCAGGTCCTCAGCATTCTGCTTACGACGGTCCAGCATGCGATCCATTTGGTCAAACGAAAGCCTGCTCAGTACATAAGCTGTGTACATGCCGTCTGCTACCACGACCTTTTGTTCGGCAACCTCCTGCCCAGCCATAGGCACGGCTGAGACAAATCGCTCGACAGCTGCCTGGTACTGCACATTTGCTGAGCCATTAGAGTCAGCGGCGAAGTCTTTCTCAAGCCCGCTCAGCTCCTGCTCTAGCTGTTGAGCCAGCTCAAAATCTGCAGTCAACCGAGCTTTCTTTAGCGCTACCTGGAGATCATTTGACTGGGCGCTTCCTACGCCATAGATACCGCCAACATCAGGCTGGGGTGGCTCCAGGAACCAACCGGGCAGGTTATCCATAGCAGAGCGCAGGCGCTCATCTTCACGCGCAGCAGCTGACTGAGCCTGTTCATACCTCAGCTCGCTCAACCGAGCCTGCTCTTCAGCCAACTCAATACGGTCTGGTGTGGATGCACACCCGGAAATAACAGTAACGGCCAGTGCAGCGAATGAGGCTTTCATAAATCCGGTCATAGCGGTGTCCTTCAGTGGTTTGACTTAACCCCTATTCTCCACGGTTCTACAAATACGCAACCTTCAACAAGCTAAAAACCTCAACTTAAAAGTTGGCTGCAAAAAAGACGCGGAACCCCTGCCATGGCAACAGGTACAGGCATTTATGCTTGAGGGATAACTGGGGGAATGCGATATGTCACGACGATACAAGTCTAGCTCAGCTCGAGCATCTGTCTGCGCCATCCTGCTCTTGCTTGGTGCGTCCAATATCGCAACGGCTGGATATAGTCCTAGGGACGGGCGATTTTATGAGCGATCTGAAGAAGGCTGGTTCTTCTACGAGCCCGAGCTCAAGCCGCAAGTAGAAACGGAAACGCCAAGTAAACAGCCCGAAGTCGCACCAGAGCCTGTTGAGACCTTAAAGCTTCCAGAGCAACAGCCTGAAGTAGCAGCTGCTGTGGCACCGCCGGCCGCGTTAAGCATCAAGTGGTTTCGCGAGAACGTAAATAAGTACCGGGATAGAGCCATTGATAACCCAACACCTGAGAATGTCTCTGCCTTTCTGTACGTGCAAAAAATGGCTATAGACAAGAGCCACAAATTCGCAAACACATGGGAAAAGGTGGTGCTCAGCACGCCCGATCTTGATGCGAACTCACGCCGCCCTCTTTCCTCTGGAGCCGGTTTTGCGGTCGATGCAGAGGCCAAAACTAACCAAGAGAAAATTCTTGCCAGTCTGACGGATAAGGTCGGGATATGGTTTTTTTACTCTTCTGAATCCCCTTACGCGCTGCGCCAAGGGAAGATCCTGGCAGCTGTTGAAAAGGGCATGGGGTTCAAAGTGCTCCCCATCTCAATGGATAACGCACCGCTACCCGGCGACGTCTTCCCTAGCTACGTCTCTGATTCAGGTCAGGCGAGCGTTATCGGAGTGAGGCAGGTGCCATCAACTTACATGGTGACCAAGGATGGGGTCATAAAGCCTTTAGGCGAAGGCGTCATCGCTTATCGCGACCTCCAGGACCGGCTAATGGTCGTCGCACAAATTAATGGGCTTATATCTGACGAACAGTACGCTTCGGCTCAGCCCCTTCTGAATGGCGATATGGAGTTGGCTGATCGCCTTTCAAGCCTGTTAGAAGCGGAGCCCACTGACGAATCCGGCTTCATAGAACCGAACGCACTCCTCGAACACATTGACCGGGCCTCCAAACAATGAATCTGAACCATAGATTGAGAAGCACCACAGTAGGTCTCGCCCTCACCTTCATTATCGCTCCATCAGTACACGCTGATATGAACGATGAAATGAGCAACATTTTTGGCGAAGTGGGATCTATGGCGAACGTCTCTGAGCCTCGCGCTTTTGAGACCCAATCAAGAGGTGGGTTTTCCCTCGGGTCTGTTCAGCTTAGAAACAAAATTATTGATCAGGATATTGTTACCTGGCAGCCGCCGAGTGCGAAAGCTGGATGCGGTGGCCTCGACCTCAACGGTGGTTCGTTCAGCTTCATCAACTCAGACCAGATCGTCGAAACACTTAGGGCAGTAGCAGCTAATGCGAAAGGATACGCCTTCCAATTAGCACTGGACGCCACTTATCCGGAAGCTGCGAACTGGATTGAGGTGTTTCAGAACAAGATACAGGCCATGAATGACTACCTGGGAAACAGCTGTCAGCTGGCCCAGGGTATTGTTACCGGCGGGAAGGATGCTATCCAGGCCGCGTGGAACAATGACGATCAGGAGCTAGCGGCTATGAAGGACGCTGCCAAAGACCGGTTTGACGCTGCAATGAACTTCTCACCCGTCGACTCTGCAAGCAACCCTCTGACGCAGGAGGGCTTTAAATTCAATCGAGGTAACCTGGTCCTAAAAGCTCTCCAGAGGGGTAATGCGGCGCAGATGTTCCGCTATGGTGATGACGAGCTTCTGCAAACACTCATGTCGCTTACGGGAACGATCGTCATCAAGACAACCCCCGAAGAACCTGAAACCAATGCCGGCGCGAACACAGACGCTGACAAGACACTCCCAGAATCGACACTGTTTCCCACCCTATCTCTCGCCGACTTCGTTCACGGCTCAAAAGATGGCGTTAACGTCAAAGTCTACAAATGCGATGAAATGACTCAGTGCGAGAACCCAACCTCTGAGTATGTCAACGATTTTAAAGGTTTCGAGACAATGGTTGTGGAAGTGCTTCTGGGCTCAGAAACGCGGCCGGGTGTGATAGCCAAATACATGAGCAATGTTGGCAGCTTCACCGAGAACGAAAAGGCTGTTGTTCTGAACCTCCCCAACTCCCAGGGCACCTTTATCCGAAATCTGGCAATACGTGATCCAGGGGCAGCGAGAGATTTTGCTGAGAAAGCCGCGAAAGCCTTTGCGATTCAAATCAGCTATGAGCTTGCCCAGGCAGTCTTTAAAGCGGTTGAGCTGTCTCTGAATGCAATAGATAACCCGCAGCTGGAAAGCTTCTCTGACACCCTGGCGAAGCGAAAATACGATTTGCGCGAGCAGTACCGTGTCATGCGCGAAGAACAAGGGGTCGACGTCCATACACTGATGGCGAGCTATGACTACCTCATCAAAAACACCAAGCCCACCCGGTACCTGGACTTCAACACAG
This window encodes:
- the traF gene encoding conjugal transfer protein TraF encodes the protein MSRRYKSSSARASVCAILLLLGASNIATAGYSPRDGRFYERSEEGWFFYEPELKPQVETETPSKQPEVAPEPVETLKLPEQQPEVAAAVAPPAALSIKWFRENVNKYRDRAIDNPTPENVSAFLYVQKMAIDKSHKFANTWEKVVLSTPDLDANSRRPLSSGAGFAVDAEAKTNQEKILASLTDKVGIWFFYSSESPYALRQGKILAAVEKGMGFKVLPISMDNAPLPGDVFPSYVSDSGQASVIGVRQVPSTYMVTKDGVIKPLGEGVIAYRDLQDRLMVVAQINGLISDEQYASAQPLLNGDMELADRLSSLLEAEPTDESGFIEPNALLEHIDRASKQ
- a CDS encoding cation diffusion facilitator family transporter, whose amino-acid sequence is MDDCCDNKGSELAQLRERQGRVLYIVLAINAVMFVVEFTAGWIVNSTALLGDSLDMFGDTLVYAISLFVLHQGIRARAGAALFKSGFLMLFSFLIIAEAIRKSIFGVVPEAGWMGLIGLIALVANLSCLALLYSHRSDDINMSSTWLCSRNDVIANLSVLGAAGLVMLTESLWPDLIVGVGLALLYLHSSVQVGRDAWPQWRGRDVRSGAGCGTDTIAQPDSCCGPDAGTKQDNCCGTNASDMHCSIEALKRLQGSLKPHENKGSTNRSCKRSWKRNQDGMMTRRFKLHGRPPKRLAWVWKKPVKY
- a CDS encoding IS1380 family transposase, translating into MVPEKLTFSPLFRRQIEADFSGGHITSDAGLLLLREVDKQHQLTQRLAETLVDQRDSTMVRHQLDTMVRQRVYGVAGGYEDLNDHEALRFDQALQSATGEVSVLAGKSTLCRMEQAVDRQTIVKAHELLWHHFIEQHDEPPKEMVLDFDGTDIPVHGDQPGKFFNRYYDHHCYFPLYVFCGRHLLVSYLRTSNRGDARHSWAILALLVRFIRGYWPDTRIVFRGDSHFCKPRILAWCDRNRVDYIVGMARNTRLEALAAPAMDKVREYYDHHGYKLASTFRFAYKARSWQKERLVVARLEYGPEGPNPRFVISSRYDEGFKLYYEQYCARGDMENRIKDQQLDLFADRTSSTQWWTNQWRLILSGFAYTLFERLRVHLKSTPFERMSAGTLRLKLIKVGAVIIRNTRRIRVLMSDSYPYKTELSALVQRLVPT
- a CDS encoding conjugal transfer protein TraH, yielding MSNIFGEVGSMANVSEPRAFETQSRGGFSLGSVQLRNKIIDQDIVTWQPPSAKAGCGGLDLNGGSFSFINSDQIVETLRAVAANAKGYAFQLALDATYPEAANWIEVFQNKIQAMNDYLGNSCQLAQGIVTGGKDAIQAAWNNDDQELAAMKDAAKDRFDAAMNFSPVDSASNPLTQEGFKFNRGNLVLKALQRGNAAQMFRYGDDELLQTLMSLTGTIVIKTTPEEPETNAGANTDADKTLPESTLFPTLSLADFVHGSKDGVNVKVYKCDEMTQCENPTSEYVNDFKGFETMVVEVLLGSETRPGVIAKYMSNVGSFTENEKAVVLNLPNSQGTFIRNLAIRDPGAARDFAEKAAKAFAIQISYELAQAVFKAVELSLNAIDNPQLESFSDTLAKRKYDLREQYRVMREEQGVDVHTLMASYDYLIKNTKPTRYLDFNTAAAKN